The following is a genomic window from Bacillus sp. V2I10.
ATATTTTTCCTTATTATTAAGGATGATTTTTTCAACTTTATTTTCTTTATTAAACAGCAAACCTACATTATATCCAGGCTTCACTTCTATCATTTCTGGATCTTCACCAGCCATGCGGACAAATCCGCCAAGGGGAAGAAGTCTGATGGTATAGACGGTTTCATCTTTCATGAATGAAAAGATTTTCGGTCCAAACCCGATTGCAAATTCACGGCATAAAATACCTGCCCGTTTTGCTAAAACTAAATGTCCCAGCTCGTGAAAGAATACGAGTGCTCCAAAAATAATAACAAACGCTAAAACGGTATTCACGTTTCATGACCACCTTTATGAATATAATGTTTGAACAAATTGTCTAGTCTCTTTGTCCACTTCCTGAATGATATGCAAATCCGGGTTTGATATCACACTATGTTTTGCCAAAGCTTTTTCGATGAGATCTTCAATTTGAAGAAAGGCAATTTGTCCTTTTAAAAATGCTCCGACTGCTTCTTCGTTTGCGGCATTCAGCACAGTTGGCATTGTACCACCTATTTTACCTGAATCATAGGCGAATTGTAAGCAGCGGTATCTCTCAAAGTCCGCTTTTTCAAAATGCAGCTTGCCGACTTCCCATAGATTTAATTGCTTAGTTGAAGAAAGCGGCAGTCTTTCTGGATAGGATAATGCATATTGAATAGGAACTCTCATATCCGGTGATCCGAGCTGTGCAATAACACTTCGATCATGAAACTCTGCCATAGAGTGAATAATGCTTTCTTTATGAAGCAGCACCTCGATCTTTTCATACGGAAGATCAAAGAGCCAGTGTGCCTCAATGACTTCAAGACCTTTGTTCATCATAGTAGCAGAATCGATTGTAATTTTAGCACCCATAGACCAATTCGGATGATTGAGTGCCGCGTCAACTGTAACATCTGCTAATTCTTCGCGCTTTCTGTCGCGGAAGCTTCCGCCGGATGCTGTCACAATCAATCTTTCCAGCGATTTGGGATTTTCTCCCTGCAAACACTGGAAAATAGCAGAATGCTCACTGTCAACAGGCAGAAGGGCTACACCATATTTTCTGGCGTGTTCTGTTACAAGATGACCTGCAGTTACCAGTGTTTCTTTATTTGCAAGGGCAATTGTCTTTCTGCTTTCAATTGCTTTTAAAGTCGGCAAAAGACCAACACTTCCGACAACTGCATTCACTACAATTTCAGCTTCTGAGATAACAGCTGCTTCTATTAGACCTTCAGCACCATATGTAAATGTTATGTTGGGAAATTCTTCTTTCAGCTGTGAATATACATGGATTTCATTTACAGCTACCAGGCTGGGAGAAAAATCGGAAATAGCCTTTCTTCCAAGCTCCAGATTACTTCCAAAAGACATAGCAACAAGCTGAAATTGATCGGGATGTGATCTAATTACATCCAGGGTTTGCTGACCAATTGAGCCTGTTGCACCCAATAAGCTAATCTTCTTCACCATGTCACTCCCATTCGTTTGTTACAGACATTCTCTTCAGTAAAGGCCGTTTTAGAATTGATTGTTTTACGTATTCTTATTTGGTTCACATATACAAGTCCATATCATGCTCTTTTCCCAAGCAGGCAGATACGGCGTACATTAAGATACGATGAATAACTGCAAAAAATCCAAAGCCGATTTTAACCGACCTGGGAAAGCAGCTAAGTTTACGAAAACAGCCTTAGTTAAAAAACAAAAACAAGAAATGCATGATCGGCAATACAAAAATCATGCTGTCAAAGCGATCCAATATTCCCCCGTGCCCAGGCAGGATATGCCCTGAATCTTTTACTTGATAATGGCGCTTTAACGCTGATTCAGCCAAATCCCCTATTTGTCCAAAAATAGACAGCAAAACTGTGATTAGCGTGATGCTTAAATAGGACTCTGCAAAGGCAGTGAAATATTGAAAAATCCACGCGATTATTACGGCGCAGAAGATTCCTCCAATTGATCCCTCTATCGTTTTGTTAGGACTTATTTCCGGCCACAGCTTCCTTTTGCCCGCTGATTTACCGATAAAATAAGCTCCTGAATCTGTAGCCCATATAATCAATAGAGCATAAATGATAGGATAAAGGCCAATGTTTCTCATTTCAATAAAATAAAAAAATCCGATCCCGATATACATTGTTGTTATTATGGTGAATCCTACATCATCGAAGGAAAATCTGTTTTTTGTCACAACGGTATAGCATAAAAAAAACAGAACAACAAGCAACGCAAACTCGATTTTGGTTATGCTGTATTCATCTAATAAGTTTATGTAGTTACTGGGGATTAATAGAACCCATAGCAATAATAAACTGAGCAGCCCCGGTATACTGTATATGGAAATCCGCTTCATCTTCAGCAGTTCATACAGGGCGATGGAAGCTAATAAGTATATAAAAATAGTAAAAGGGGCACGACCATAAATAACGGCCGGCAAAAAAACGGCCAAAGCAATTATTGCAGTTACAATTCTTTGTTTCACGCTGTCACCTTCATCTTATAAGCCGCCAAATCTTCGACCCCTATGCTGGTATTCATTAATTGCCGCAAGTAAATGCTCCTCGCTAAAGTCCGGCCAAAGCACGTCTGTAAAGACAAATTCGGAATAAGCAAGCTGCCAAAGCATGAAATTGCTCAGTCTGATTTCTCCGCTTGTTCGAATGAGCAAATCCGGATCTCTCATGTCTTTCGTCATTAAATATTGAGAAAATAATGCCTCATTAATGTCTTCAGAGCTAATGTCGCCATTTTTTGCATCTTGCACAATTCCTTTAACAGCATGAATCATCTCCGCTCTGCTGCCATAATTCAGGGCGAAATTTAAGATAAGACCATTATTATTTATAGTATCTTCCTTTGCCTTTTGCACAGCGCGAAGAGTATGTTCAGGAATTTTTGACTCTTCTCCAATAATTCTCACTTGAACATTTTCTTCTACAAGTTCAGGAAGAAAGGTGCCCAAAAATTCTTCCGGCAGTTTCATCAGATAATCTACTTCTGTTTTAG
Proteins encoded in this region:
- the dxr gene encoding 1-deoxy-D-xylulose-5-phosphate reductoisomerase codes for the protein MKKISLLGATGSIGQQTLDVIRSHPDQFQLVAMSFGSNLELGRKAISDFSPSLVAVNEIHVYSQLKEEFPNITFTYGAEGLIEAAVISEAEIVVNAVVGSVGLLPTLKAIESRKTIALANKETLVTAGHLVTEHARKYGVALLPVDSEHSAIFQCLQGENPKSLERLIVTASGGSFRDRKREELADVTVDAALNHPNWSMGAKITIDSATMMNKGLEVIEAHWLFDLPYEKIEVLLHKESIIHSMAEFHDRSVIAQLGSPDMRVPIQYALSYPERLPLSSTKQLNLWEVGKLHFEKADFERYRCLQFAYDSGKIGGTMPTVLNAANEEAVGAFLKGQIAFLQIEDLIEKALAKHSVISNPDLHIIQEVDKETRQFVQTLYS
- a CDS encoding phosphatidate cytidylyltransferase, coding for MKQRIVTAIIALAVFLPAVIYGRAPFTIFIYLLASIALYELLKMKRISIYSIPGLLSLLLLWVLLIPSNYINLLDEYSITKIEFALLVVLFFLCYTVVTKNRFSFDDVGFTIITTMYIGIGFFYFIEMRNIGLYPIIYALLIIWATDSGAYFIGKSAGKRKLWPEISPNKTIEGSIGGIFCAVIIAWIFQYFTAFAESYLSITLITVLLSIFGQIGDLAESALKRHYQVKDSGHILPGHGGILDRFDSMIFVLPIMHFLFLFFN
- a CDS encoding isoprenyl transferase — translated: MLNILKKWRNPAREQTEFSKEEILKREIPEHIAIIMDGNGRWAKKRALPRIAGHHEGMKVVRKVTKLSNELGVKALTLYAFSTENWKRPKTEVDYLMKLPEEFLGTFLPELVEENVQVRIIGEESKIPEHTLRAVQKAKEDTINNNGLILNFALNYGSRAEMIHAVKGIVQDAKNGDISSEDINEALFSQYLMTKDMRDPDLLIRTSGEIRLSNFMLWQLAYSEFVFTDVLWPDFSEEHLLAAINEYQHRGRRFGGL